The following are from one region of the Littorina saxatilis isolate snail1 linkage group LG2, US_GU_Lsax_2.0, whole genome shotgun sequence genome:
- the LOC138959456 gene encoding innexin-11-like, which produces MDWTRKPDFDLGVFSQFSLFDTYGQDPASLLTANVTFVWMLVVGAFLSAIQLVGEPIECLCPAESSDAMCNYTKSYCWTSPMYVIDYDNPIPTLPEIRYESAKRVLAFYPIVPFILFIVACILKSPNFIWRAFMGNEGLNIPKVVEIGLDPQQDDDEAGAAVAFEMTFNLEKGKLIHKRRIRKMVKNKLESVQKFVAALGFFPLGSGLGAYQTGLFMFTRLLTLVLCLAVFRFVGYTLHTDFHSWGLELIRRFVTGDDDSWEALVFPKETLCDFKIRQLQNVQQFTIQCLLPINMWSEKVFIALWFWLVLLVLANVYSYQYWFRKLIFPSNRRDLVSKHLLRIIATEKRKKRQEDVTNFALNYLTHDCILVLKMLEICVGDQFANTTVKMLWKEFNKPSVEEADKPPVEEMKESLDSLNGEHTVDSDESSARRRAV; this is translated from the exons AT GGATTGGACCCGCAAGCCGGACTTTGACCTGGGCGTGTTCTCTCAGTTCTCGCTGTTCGACACCTACGGACAGGATCCGGCCAGTCTGCTGACTGCTAACGTCACCTTCGTTTGGATGCTGGTGGTCGGTGCCTTCCTCTCGGCCATCCAGCTGGTGGGGGAGCCCATTGAGTGCTTGTGTCCGGCCGAGAGTTCGGACGCCATGTGTAACTACACCAAGAGTTATTGCTGGACCTCACCGATGTATGTCATTGACTAT GACAACCCGATACCAACGCTGCCGGAAATCAGATACGAGTCTGCGAAACGAGTGTTGGCGTTTTATCCTATAGTTCCCTTCATACTGTTCATCGTCGCCTGCATACTCAAATCGCCAAACTTCATCTGGAGGGCTTTCATG GGCAACGAAGGACTGAATATTCCCAAGGTGGTAGAAATTGGCCTTGACCCACAACAAGACGACGATGAGGCCGGCGCGGCAGTCGCCTTTGAGATGACCTTCAATCTAGAAAAAGGCAAACTGATACACAAGAGGAGGATAAGGAAGATGGTGAAAAACAAATTGGAGTCGGTTCAGAAATTTGTTGCTGCTCTTGGCTTTTTCCCGCTGGGTTCGGGCTTAGGGGCGTATCAGACGGGCCTGTTCATGTTCACCCGCCTGTTGACTCTAGTGCTGTGCTTGGCTGTTTTCCGTTTTGTAGGCTATACCTTACATACCGACTTCCACAGTTGGGGCTTAGAGTTGATCCGACGGTTTGTGACAGGCGACGATGACTCCTGGGAGGCCTTGGTCTTCCCCAAAGAAACACTGTGCGACTTCAAGATTCGGCAGCTGCAGAACGTCCAGCAATTCACCATACAATGCTTACTGCCCATCAACATGTGGAGCGAGAAGGTCTTCATCGCTCTCTGGTTCTGGCTGGTGCTGCTCGTTCTGGCCAACGTCTACAGCTACCAGTACTGGTTCCGCAAGCTCATCTTCCCCTCCAACCGCAGGGACCTTGTGTCCAAGCACCTCCTGCGCATCATTGCCACGGAAAAACGGAAGAAACGACAAGAAGACGTGACAAACTTTGCGCTCAACTATCTCACTCACGACTGTATCCTCGTGCTGAAAATGTTAGAGATCTGTGTGGGCGACCAGTTTGCTAACACGACGGTGAAAATGCTGTGGAAGGAATTCAACAAACCTTCTGTTGAAGAAGCTGACAAGCCTCCCGTAGAGGAAATGAAAGAGTCATTGGACAGTCTGAACGGTGAACACACCGTGGATTCGGATGAATCGAGCGCACGCCGACGGGCGGTGTAA
- the LOC138959458 gene encoding uncharacterized protein, with product MIASSITIVLCTGVAVLPWVFPLVWEPLDCHCPANYFQENSQYANADCWAKGLTNKDHMELEVYPCISFTLLGLAALLVLPCVLQWYQACDEATVRFVALFVTVAAFPLLTHALQINFVRWGWKRFCHIWVEDKSTFSLLQREKLCNLRAWSMSEDYGENSEQHEHYAVNNDLYCVNNDPYCVNNKHYSVNNDNYSVNSDLYCVSNKRYSVNNTQQTLLCTMIIHACLKKSFLVLWIWLVMLHFLVFRRFLER from the exons ATGATTGCCAGCTCCATCACCATTGTGCTCTGTACGGGTGTGGCCGTGCTCCCTTGGGTCTTTCCCTTGGTCTGGGAGCCCTTAGACTGTCACTGTCCGGCGAATTACTTCCAGGAAAATTCCCAGTACGCCAACGCTGACTGCTGGGCCAAAGGGCTGACTAATAAGGACCAC ATGGAGCTAGAGGTGTACCCATGCATTTCCTTCACTCTTCTCGGTCTTGCGGCGCTTCTTGTCTTGCCATGTGTTCTGCAGTGGTACCAG GCTTGTGACGAGGCAACGGTCCGCTTTGTGGCTTTGTTTGTGACTGTAGCTGCTTTTCCTTTGCTGACCCACGCTCTGCAAATCAACTTCGTCAGATGGGGCTGGAAACGTTTTTGCCATATCTGGGTAGAAGACAAGAGCACCTTTAGCCTGTTACAACGAGAGAAACTGTGCAATCTTCGTGCGTGGTCCATGTCCGAGGACTACGGTGAGAACAGCGAGCAGCACGAGCACTACGCTGTCAACAATGATCTTTACTGTGTGAACAATGATCCCTACTGTGTGAACAATAAGCACTACTCAGTGAACAATGATAACTATTCTGTGAACAGTGATCTCTACTGTGTGAGCAATAAGCGCTACTCTGTGAACAATACACAGCAGACTTTGCTGTGTACCATGATTATCCACGCCTGTCTCAAGAAGTCATTTCTTGTGTTGTGGATCTGGCTAGTGATGCTTCACTTCCTTGTTTTCCGCAGGTTTTTGGAGCGCTGA
- the LOC138959457 gene encoding innexin unc-7-like isoform X1: MDWTRTPDFDLGVFSQFSLFDAYGQDAASMLTANFTFLCLLVVAGFLSAIQLVGEPIECWCPAETSDAMCNYTKSFCWVSKQYVIDYDDPIPMDSQMRYDSSKRELAFYPLVPFILLSLACVLKIPNFLWNAFMDTEGLNIPKAVKLGLNPEQNGNQAEMAVAFEISFPLDKGKQLHRGRMRRFVTSRLESVQKLVAALGCFPLGSGLGAYQTGLFMFTRLLALGLCVAAFPGVGYALGTNFSLWGWELGRWLVTDTTEFWDTYVFPRETLCDFKVRQMSNVQDFTVQCVLPINMWSEKVFLALWFWLVLLVLANAYSYQYWFRKLIFSSNRRHLASKHLRIINAEQGTKPRKEVTTFALNYLNHDSILVLKMLEVCVGDQFANGVVKRLWTEFKKLSNKYDKPPARNLSMPVEEMEKSLDSLNSAAALH, from the exons GGATTGGACCCGCACACCGGACTTTGACCTGGGCGTGTTCTCTCAGTTCTCGCTGTTCGACGCCTATGGACAGGATGCTGCCAGCATGCTGACCGCTAACTTCACCTTCCTGTGTCTGCTGGTGGTCGCTGGCTTCCTCTCGGCCATCCAGCTGGTAGGGGAGCCCATTGAGTGCTGGTGTCCTGCCGAGACTTCGGACGCCATGTGTAATTACACTAAGAGCTTTTGCTGGGTCTCCAAGCAGTATGTCATTGACTAT gACGACCCAATACCAATGGATTCGCAAATGAGATACGATTCTTCGAAACGAGAGTTAGCATTCTATCCGCTGGTTCCCTTCATACTGCTCAGCCTGGCCTGTGTACTGAAAATACCCAACTTCCTCTGGAACGCCTTCATG GATACAGAAGGGCTGAACATTCCCAAGGCGGTAAAATTGGGCCTTAACCCAGAACAAAACGGCAATCAGGCCGAAATGGCAGTCGCTTTCGAGATATCCTTCCCTCTAGACAAAGGCAAGCAGTTGCACAGAGGTAGGATGAGGAGGTTCGTCACCAGCAGACTAGAGTCGGTGCAGAAGCTCGTCGCTGCTCTCGGCTGTTTCCCGCTGGGTTCGGGTTTAGGGGCGTATCAGACGGGGCTGTTCATGTTCACCCGCCTGCTGGCTCTCGGCCTGTGCGTGGCGGCGTTCCCTGGGGTGGGCTACGCCCTGGGCACCAACTTTTCCCTGTGGGGCTGGGAGCTGGGTCGCTGGCTCGTGACGGACACCACCGAGTTCTGGGATACCTACGTCTTCCCCCGCGAGACGCTGTGCGACTTCAAAGTGCGACAGATGTCTAACGTCCAGGACTTTACGGTGCAATGTGTCTTGCCCATCAACATGTGGAGCGAGAAGGTCTTCTTGGCTCTCTGGTTCTGGCTGGTGCTGCTCGTCCTGGCCAACGCCTACAGCTACCAGTACTGGTTCCGCAAGCTCATCTTCTCCTCCAACCGCAGGCACCTCGCGTCCAAGCACCTGCGAATTATCAACGCTGAACAAGGGACGAAACCACGGAAAGAGGTGACGACGTTTGCGCTCAACTACCTCAACCATGACAGTATTCTCGTGCTGAAGATGCTGGAAGTCTGTGTGGGCGACCAGTTTGCTAACGGGGTGGTGAAAAGGCTGTGGACAGAATTCAAGAAGCTTTCTAACAAATATGACAAGCCTCCGGCGCGTAATCTTTCTATGCCGGTAGAGGAAATGGAAAAGTCCTTGGacagtctgaacagtgcagctgcTCTCCACTAA